The Fulvivirga ligni genome window below encodes:
- a CDS encoding RICIN domain-containing protein, protein MKYFKRKACIFGMFIWSMTTTSIAQNNPATEDLSPFYQHFYQITSSDTTHALTRSKDRSDDNRFNIFEGTYSNKNDRQHWLIMPSSPDSEEFTLVEIHKGLVADIFTNGNLASRFEFTGEANQTFQFTELPNGKVRIQSPLDRSLALTRLSNKNVIFSDLNSTKQQDFALIQKDTFPNNFKNIFHRLM, encoded by the coding sequence ATGAAATACTTTAAAAGAAAAGCCTGTATCTTCGGTATGTTCATATGGAGTATGACAACCACTTCAATCGCGCAAAATAATCCAGCTACGGAAGACTTGAGTCCATTCTACCAGCACTTCTATCAGATTACATCAAGCGATACAACCCATGCTTTGACCAGATCTAAAGACCGGTCAGATGACAATAGGTTCAATATTTTTGAAGGAACTTATTCAAATAAAAATGACAGGCAGCATTGGCTCATTATGCCATCTTCTCCAGATAGTGAGGAGTTTACTCTTGTTGAAATACACAAAGGACTTGTCGCTGATATATTTACCAATGGCAATTTAGCATCTCGCTTCGAGTTTACCGGAGAAGCAAACCAGACATTCCAATTTACAGAATTGCCTAATGGTAAGGTAAGAATTCAAAGTCCGCTTGACCGTAGTTTGGCCCTAACACGGCTCTCCAATAAAAACGTTATATTCAGTGATCTTAACAGTACTAAACAGCAGGATTTTGCATTGATTCAGAAGGACACATTTCCAAATAACTTTAAAAATATATTCCACAGATTAATGTAG
- a CDS encoding redoxin domain-containing protein, which yields MKCNYLFLFSLLLLVVFACETKPDDEVFTLEATLTDIPDSTLFYLRDEAGITMDSAYVTNGKILLESNHIAKRPEKLMLLSLSPEFIYSYLLVVNEHVTFKADKSDFPWNVDMIGSRSQDEAEKFNKIEYHRQQLSKNLKTRYGSDDQLLSEKLSDLSDSLDTEIVKLLKDNFNSYAALNIFKYHKLSFSAQELSSLYSQLDDELKETKMAKAVKLQSAFPKPEVGAQYYDYSAINQDGDTLSLSDIQNKYTLLHFSSYACFGSQLSLPELKELHGNYLDDLEIISISTDLDRESWENHVKRDSVTWNYLWDGKGDYNDAYVKYWQYGTPTYVLISPEKVILEEWSGYGEGLIRENVTKHLKSSPIAEK from the coding sequence ATGAAGTGTAATTATCTTTTTCTCTTCTCACTCTTATTATTAGTCGTTTTTGCTTGTGAAACAAAGCCTGACGATGAGGTTTTTACCCTTGAGGCCACACTTACTGACATTCCAGATAGTACATTATTTTACTTAAGAGACGAGGCAGGTATTACCATGGATAGCGCTTATGTTACCAATGGAAAAATCTTGCTTGAAAGCAATCATATTGCAAAAAGACCTGAGAAGTTAATGCTTTTAAGTCTATCTCCTGAGTTTATTTATTCTTACTTATTGGTGGTAAATGAGCATGTTACCTTTAAGGCTGATAAAAGTGATTTTCCCTGGAATGTTGATATGATAGGCTCACGGTCTCAGGACGAGGCTGAAAAGTTTAATAAAATTGAATATCACCGGCAGCAGTTAAGCAAAAATCTAAAAACCAGGTATGGTTCAGATGATCAACTGCTCAGTGAAAAATTGAGTGACTTATCAGATTCTTTGGATACTGAAATTGTGAAACTGCTAAAGGATAATTTCAATTCGTATGCTGCACTAAATATCTTCAAATACCATAAACTTTCATTTTCCGCTCAAGAATTGAGTAGTCTTTATTCACAACTGGACGATGAACTCAAAGAAACTAAAATGGCAAAAGCAGTCAAACTGCAAAGTGCATTTCCCAAACCCGAGGTAGGTGCCCAATATTATGACTACAGTGCTATCAATCAAGATGGAGATACCTTGTCACTTTCAGATATCCAAAACAAATATACGCTCCTCCATTTTTCATCCTATGCCTGTTTCGGAAGCCAATTATCTTTACCGGAATTGAAAGAGCTTCATGGCAATTACCTGGATGATTTGGAAATCATATCCATTTCTACTGATCTTGACAGGGAATCATGGGAAAACCACGTGAAGCGCGATTCAGTTACCTGGAATTATCTATGGGATGGAAAAGGTGATTATAATGACGCATATGTCAAGTACTGGCAATATGGCACCCCAACCTATGTTTTAATTTCTCCTGAAAAAGTAATTCTTGAAGAATGGAGTGGTTACGGAGAGGGGCTTATCAGGGAAAATGTTACAAAACATTTAAAATCATCACCGATTGCTGAAAAGTAA
- a CDS encoding Crp/Fnr family transcriptional regulator yields MNTDQIFSNISKHITLAEKEKQHFKGLLSEEIIQRNEFILQQGEACNHIYFVNEGSLRAFYLNANGKDSTIMFAIEDWWITDMSCFLNELPAVMNIQAIAPSHVLKLSKANLDLLYQEVPEFNKFFRILMQNAYCREQQRMIQNLSLPAKGRYESFLRKYPKVAKMVTLKQIASYLGVTPEFLSTIRGSKN; encoded by the coding sequence TTGAATACCGATCAGATTTTTTCTAATATTTCTAAGCATATCACGCTTGCCGAAAAGGAAAAACAACATTTTAAAGGCTTATTGAGTGAAGAAATCATTCAGAGAAATGAATTCATACTTCAGCAAGGTGAGGCTTGTAATCATATTTATTTTGTTAATGAAGGTTCGCTCAGGGCATTTTATCTCAATGCTAATGGCAAGGATTCAACCATCATGTTTGCTATAGAAGATTGGTGGATCACGGATATGTCATGCTTTCTCAATGAATTACCTGCTGTTATGAACATACAAGCTATAGCGCCTAGCCATGTATTAAAACTTTCTAAAGCTAATCTGGACTTGCTCTACCAGGAAGTGCCGGAATTCAACAAATTTTTTAGAATACTCATGCAAAATGCTTACTGCCGAGAGCAGCAGAGAATGATACAAAACCTTTCATTACCGGCTAAAGGTCGCTATGAAAGCTTTTTGAGAAAGTATCCAAAAGTAGCGAAGATGGTCACTTTGAAGCAAATTGCCTCATATCTGGGTGTCACGCCTGAATTTCTTAGCACCATTAGAGGTTCTAAGAATTAA
- a CDS encoding DUF4406 domain-containing protein, producing the protein MLILIAGPYTSGTNDDPALIKKNLENLEAMALPIFRKGHVPMIGEWVALPLLHLAGSKKPGDDVWNEIQYPVAHRLLEKCDAVLRISGESKGADQDVEIARKRGLKVYYDINEIPLADSEYSA; encoded by the coding sequence ATGCTTATACTAATTGCCGGACCTTATACAAGTGGTACAAATGATGATCCCGCTTTAATCAAGAAAAACCTCGAAAATCTGGAAGCTATGGCTCTGCCTATATTTAGGAAGGGGCATGTGCCCATGATAGGAGAGTGGGTGGCTTTGCCTTTACTCCATTTGGCAGGATCTAAAAAACCTGGTGATGATGTATGGAATGAAATTCAATATCCTGTAGCACATCGGTTATTAGAGAAATGTGATGCGGTGCTGAGGATTTCTGGTGAATCTAAAGGGGCTGATCAAGATGTGGAAATAGCCAGGAAGAGAGGGTTAAAGGTTTATTATGATATCAATGAAATTCCCTTGGCCGATAGTGAGTATAGTGCTTAA
- a CDS encoding energy transducer TonB yields MITRLCDLSYVEDYEIKKDMSDIKNIKLSFSCPMTRGSMEKTSKGYHCSSCSKQVVDFTNKSQTEFLNTLKASNSNVCGIFKSSQLNKTFVKSAAATTIVGASFVLSACGQHISKADSVEQACEIMEDIVVGEVVDDNSGASSYYNPEPIGGISKFYEALMANVNYPNSLKINGKVFISVTVDTLGRVSSVEVIKGYNDIADEEAVRAFKATNYPFKPANKDGKPIESQMIIPINFKRDE; encoded by the coding sequence ATGATTACCAGGCTCTGTGACTTATCTTACGTTGAGGATTATGAGATAAAAAAGGACATGTCAGACATCAAAAATATCAAACTCAGCTTTAGCTGTCCTATGACTAGAGGATCAATGGAGAAAACATCTAAAGGATACCATTGCTCCAGCTGTTCAAAACAGGTTGTGGATTTCACTAACAAATCTCAGACTGAATTTTTGAATACTCTCAAAGCATCTAATTCAAATGTATGTGGGATATTTAAATCCTCGCAGCTCAACAAAACTTTTGTAAAATCTGCCGCTGCAACTACCATTGTGGGAGCTTCTTTTGTTTTAAGCGCGTGCGGACAACACATATCAAAGGCAGATTCTGTGGAACAAGCATGTGAAATTATGGAAGATATTGTCGTTGGTGAAGTGGTAGATGATAATTCAGGTGCATCCTCCTATTATAATCCTGAGCCCATTGGAGGAATATCAAAATTCTATGAGGCTTTAATGGCGAATGTCAATTATCCTAATTCATTAAAAATTAATGGGAAAGTTTTTATAAGCGTTACCGTTGATACGCTCGGCAGAGTATCTTCAGTTGAAGTCATAAAAGGATACAATGATATTGCAGATGAAGAAGCAGTTCGTGCCTTTAAGGCCACTAACTATCCATTTAAACCAGCGAATAAGGACGGCAAGCCAATCGAGTCTCAAATGATAATTCCAATTAACTTTAAAAGGGATGAATAA
- a CDS encoding YodC family protein produces MVRLFKPGDWVQLKSGGPIMKVIKYCHLGSLKGPLQDSNYLLECAWYDRHGVRQARTYHQGSLNRVYKPKLTYSNHPKRF; encoded by the coding sequence ATGGTAAGACTATTTAAACCAGGAGATTGGGTACAATTGAAAAGTGGTGGCCCAATCATGAAAGTAATTAAATATTGCCATCTGGGTTCTCTGAAAGGCCCTCTACAAGATAGCAATTACTTATTAGAATGTGCATGGTATGATCGACACGGTGTACGTCAGGCTCGCACCTATCACCAGGGTAGTTTGAATAGGGTTTATAAACCTAAATTAACTTATAGTAATCATCCTAAAAGATTTTAA